One genomic window of Phaenicophaeus curvirostris isolate KB17595 chromosome 21, BPBGC_Pcur_1.0, whole genome shotgun sequence includes the following:
- the LOC138729563 gene encoding fibrinogen-like protein 1-like protein isoform X1, giving the protein MPCESCHSTALRCGEDSCRDTMAAQCLLLLACVLFLAPTSCSMHIQPLNIFKKSPSNTLASALKKTSQPKDCSEIPAGSPSGVYAIEPAGLHPIVVFCEMDMMDGGWTVVQRNHQDTEITWAESWRTYKYGFGDVRTDYWLGTEYIHQITKQKVYQVRFVIWDATNNVWFADYNLFSLDDESQGYRLRLGTYSGTAGDAMDSDNPRKVHNNMKFSTKDRDQDTYRRNCAYSYGGGWWYSACYSVQLNVKGAITWGSLCSGNCKGSAILIKPAADH; this is encoded by the exons ATGCCCTGTGAGAGCTGCCACTCCACAGCTTTGCGCTGCGGAGAGGATTCCTGCAGGGACACCATGG cAGCCCAGTGCCTTCTACTCCTTGCTTGCGTGCTGTTCTTGGCTCCCACAAGCTGCTCCATGCATATCCAACCGCTAAACATCTTCAAGAAATCTCCCTCCAACACTTTGGCGAGTGCTCTGAAGAAAACCA GTCAGCCCAAGGACTGCAGTGAGATCCCCGCTGGCAGCCCCAGCGGTGTCTACGCCATCGAGCCCGCAGGACTTCACCCCATCGTGGTGTTCTGTGAGATGGATATGATGGACGGGGGCTGGACGGTCGTCCAGAGGAACCACCAGGACACGGAGATCACCTGGGCCGAGTCCTGGCGCACCTACAAGTACGGCTTTGGGGACGTGCGCACCGACTACTGGCTGGGCACCGAATACATCCACCAGATCACCAAGCAGAAGGTCTACCAGGTCAGGTTTGTCATCTGGGATGCCACAAACAACGTCTGGTTTGCAGACTACAACCTCTTCAGCCTGGACGACGAGTCCCAGGGCTACCGGCTGCGGCTGGGGACGTACTCGGGGACGGCGGGGGATGCCATGGATTCCGACAATCCCAGGAAGGTGCACAACAACATGAAGTTCTCCACAAAGGACCGGGACCAGGACACGTACAGAAGGAACTGTGCCTACAGCTACGGGGGTGGGTGGTGGTACTCGGCGTGTTATTCCGTACAGCTGAATGTCAAAGGGGCCATAACGTGGGGCAGCCTCTGCAGCGGGAACTGCAAAGGTTCTGCCATCCTCATCAAACCAGCTGCGGACCATTAg
- the SPACA6 gene encoding sperm acrosome membrane-associated protein 6, protein MGWWWVALMLGLAPRLPGTTSILAGGPCLWHWVVLASCVPGVQLCLSCFGGHISWAQVCHANTGAPAEDPRFQRCLKDITLTLEPLNAVTVASGQHEALRKIILDARHFLDTQHQSRPSKTSLLEAIDAIFVKLTQLEAAPACVPPCGYQPAARVFQCATCRHVDCQFPLDCPMQDMLARVDETITVLCNVSFATPQDLPVTWMFARDLRTQDLTLFEELQGWAQRALVLKLRDPTSGTIACQLGKLSEPVARKYFYLNVSGKSLEAERGLQAQFRAVLRWPIVKTSWFYNVWLGLRLGLWLGLGSMALVLLLAAPTVP, encoded by the exons ATGGGATGGTGGTGGGTGGCTCTGATGCTGGGTCTGGCCCCCCGGCTCCCTGGCACCACAAGCATCCTGGCAGGGGGACCTTGCCTGTGGCACTGGGTGGTCCTGGCGTCCTGTGTCCCTGGGGTGCAGCTCTGCCTGTCCTGCTTTGGGGGGCACATTTCGTGGGCACAGGTCTGCCATGCCAACACTGGGGCCCCTGCCGAAGACCCCCGGTTTCAGCGCTGCCTTAAGGACATTACCCTGACTCTTGAGCCACTCAACGCTGTCACTGTAG CGTCAGGGCAGCACGAGGCACTTCGGAAGATAATCCTGGATGCTCGGCATTTTCTGGACACGCAGCACCAATCCA GGCCCTCTAAGACGTCTCTGCTGGAAGCCATAGATGCAATTTTTGTGAAGCTGACCCAGCTGGAGGCAG CTCCAGCCTGCGTGCCTCCCTGTG GGTACCAGCCAGCCGCCCGTGTCTTCCAGTGCGCCACCTGCCGCCACGTCGACTGCCAGTTTCCCCTGGACTGTCCAA TGCAGGACATGTTGGCCCGTGTGGATGAAACCATCACAGTGCTCTGCAATGTGTCCTTCGCCACCCCCCAGGACCTGCCCGTCACCTGGATGTTTGCCCGCGAT CTACGCACGCAGGATCTGACGCTGTTTGAGGAGCTACAGGGGTGGGCGCAGAGAGCTCTTGTTCTGAAACTCCGGGACCCCACGTCGGGAACCATTGCCTGTCAGCTGGGCAAGCTTTCCGAGCCTGTGGCCCGCAAGTACTTCTACCTCAATG TGTCCGGGAAAAGCCTGGAGGCAGAGCGGGGGCTGCAGGCTCAGTTCAGAGCTGTGCTGCGCTGGCCCATCGTCAAGACGTCCTGGTTCTACAACGTGTGGCTGGGGCTGAGACTGGGGCtgtggctggggctgggctccATGGCACTCGTGCTGCTGCTTGC aGCACCTACTGTCCCTTAG
- the LOC138729563 gene encoding fibrinogen-like protein 1-like protein isoform X2 produces the protein MPCESCHSTALRCGEDSCRDTMAQCLLLLACVLFLAPTSCSMHIQPLNIFKKSPSNTLASALKKTSQPKDCSEIPAGSPSGVYAIEPAGLHPIVVFCEMDMMDGGWTVVQRNHQDTEITWAESWRTYKYGFGDVRTDYWLGTEYIHQITKQKVYQVRFVIWDATNNVWFADYNLFSLDDESQGYRLRLGTYSGTAGDAMDSDNPRKVHNNMKFSTKDRDQDTYRRNCAYSYGGGWWYSACYSVQLNVKGAITWGSLCSGNCKGSAILIKPAADH, from the exons ATGCCCTGTGAGAGCTGCCACTCCACAGCTTTGCGCTGCGGAGAGGATTCCTGCAGGGACACCATGG CCCAGTGCCTTCTACTCCTTGCTTGCGTGCTGTTCTTGGCTCCCACAAGCTGCTCCATGCATATCCAACCGCTAAACATCTTCAAGAAATCTCCCTCCAACACTTTGGCGAGTGCTCTGAAGAAAACCA GTCAGCCCAAGGACTGCAGTGAGATCCCCGCTGGCAGCCCCAGCGGTGTCTACGCCATCGAGCCCGCAGGACTTCACCCCATCGTGGTGTTCTGTGAGATGGATATGATGGACGGGGGCTGGACGGTCGTCCAGAGGAACCACCAGGACACGGAGATCACCTGGGCCGAGTCCTGGCGCACCTACAAGTACGGCTTTGGGGACGTGCGCACCGACTACTGGCTGGGCACCGAATACATCCACCAGATCACCAAGCAGAAGGTCTACCAGGTCAGGTTTGTCATCTGGGATGCCACAAACAACGTCTGGTTTGCAGACTACAACCTCTTCAGCCTGGACGACGAGTCCCAGGGCTACCGGCTGCGGCTGGGGACGTACTCGGGGACGGCGGGGGATGCCATGGATTCCGACAATCCCAGGAAGGTGCACAACAACATGAAGTTCTCCACAAAGGACCGGGACCAGGACACGTACAGAAGGAACTGTGCCTACAGCTACGGGGGTGGGTGGTGGTACTCGGCGTGTTATTCCGTACAGCTGAATGTCAAAGGGGCCATAACGTGGGGCAGCCTCTGCAGCGGGAACTGCAAAGGTTCTGCCATCCTCATCAAACCAGCTGCGGACCATTAg
- the LOC138729534 gene encoding C-C motif chemokine 3-like: MKILTASLVAFLLVAICSPSEAHLDGVPSTCCFTYRQQPIPRSLIASVYITSSSCSQPGVVLVTKKKKELCVDPQAAWVQAHLKHFQTMKN; encoded by the exons ATGAAGATCCTCACAGCCAGCCTGGTCGCTTTCCTCCTCGTGGCCATCTGCTCCCCGTCAGAGGCCCATCTTG ATGGCGTCCCCAGCACCTGCTGCTTCACCTACCGGCAACAACCCATCCCGCGGAGCCTCATCGCCTCTGTCTAcatcaccagcagcagctgctcccagccaggCGTGGT CCTGGTCaccaagaagaagaaggagctgTGCGTGGACCCCCAGGCAGCCTGGGTGCAGGCGCATCTGAAGCACTTCCAGACCATGAAGAACTGA